CTTCACCTGAACTTTAGAAGATCTAAAATGAGTGCTGTGGATTTGGTGCCCTGAAGTTACCTGAAATGGCTGTAGGAAGGGATTTCTTCACAGCCAGTATTAGCAAGACTAATCCttacaaagaaaagacaaacttttgaatgttcatttcttaTGTGCCAGGtgcctgtgtcagtgtgcagtgacagCTGTCCTCCAGGAACTCGTAAAGtgctgcagaaaggaaaaccCATCTGCTGTTATGATTGTATACCGTGTCCTGAAGGAAAAATTAGCAATAATACAGGTGatagtattatttttttgtgattcaTGTAGAATATTGAGTATATTACTGCTAAAAGCCCTCTCCTGTTCATTTCAGATTCCCCTGATTGTTTCCCTTGCCCGAAGGAGTTCTGGCCtaatgcagagagagacacttgTTTCCCCAAGCCTGTAGAGTTTCTTTCCTTTGATGAGGTCCTAGGAATCATCCTGGCTGCATTCTCAGTTGGTGGTGCCTGTCTTGCCATCATAACAGCAGCTGTGTTCTTTCATCACAGGACATCCCCAATTGTCAGggccaacaactctgagctgagcttcctgctgctcttctccctgaCTCTGTGTTTCTTATGTTCATTGACTTTCATTGGAGCACCCTCTGATTGGTCCTGCATGCTGCGCCACACAGCGTTTGGGATCACCTTCGTCCTCTGCATCTCTTGTGTTCTTGGAAAAACTATAGTAGTGCTAATGGCCTTCAGAGCTACACTCCCAGGTAGTAATGTCATGAAATGGTTTGGTCCTCCACAGCAAAGGATGACTGTAGTGTCtttcacatttattcaagttttaatATGTGCTATTTGGCTAGGTCTGAGTCCCCCCTTCCCAATGAAAAACCTAACTATATATAAGGAGAGAATCATCCTGGAGTGTGCATTAGGCTCAGCTATTGGGTTCTGGGCTGTACTCGGGTACATAGGCCTACTGGCTGGATTTTGCTTAGTGTTAGCTGCCCTAGCACGGAAACTACCTGATAATTTTAATGAAGCCAAACTGatcaccttcagcatgctgatattctgtgcagtCTGGATCACCTTTATCCCAGCATACGTCAGCTCTCCTGGTAAATTTACTGTggctgtggagatatttgctATTCTGGCCTCCAGTTTTGGACTGATACTGTGTATATTTCTTCCAAAGTGTTTTATCATATTGTTTAAGCCAGAGAAAAACACcaagaaacatttaatgaacaaaaatcaATCCTGAGACAATTGAGGTTTTAAAATTGTTAAGATGGCAATATTAAACCGACTGACATATAAAGTTAAATACTCTTGTTGCTATATGCTCTTGCtacatcttgttacaatgcattGTTCTGCTGGtaaaccttgggtcctggcaaTCATGTGGATGAGACCTCACATACATCACACTCCCAAACATTGTCACAGTCAAGGCCTCCCCATTAGCAATGGTTCTCCCCCAATGGCAGTGACTCCCACAGCAGGACAAGGGGTTCTGTCACACTGCCAGAACTACTCAGGATGGGCCAAAGAACTTGACAAAAAGCTCAAGGTGTTGACCCAGaatccaaattccccagatgAAAAATAGTACAACAatgcttttgtttcatttgaaaagTTTTAACCTAGGCAGTTTAGGAAGAGGGAATTTACAAGACTCAAACTGATCAAACTACTTCTAAGATTAAaagttgcattgtttttttcccctgtacTTTTGTACAtgcaatgtttctttttaaatcagaaaactactaaacaatgcagaaaaaataaagtgttttaaattgTTCAAATTGTTTTAACAAACTTCAATTCCAAGATTTACAGGTCAGGCATAGGGAATGTAAAATTCAGGCCACTTGGCACTTCACATGCAACATAATCttcaattaaatgaataaaaaggctatttattttctatatttcagtgttgtgttttgaatatcctttaattatcttttttcaTAACAAATGTCATTGAAATGTGACTAAATCACATAAAAAACCCATTGAAGGTGAGAGTTTATTCAagtttatatacatatatatgtaatatgtgTTAAAACAACGCACTCAAAAGATATAAGAGGAGGACAAAATTATTATATCTGGTATTTACAATAGTTACTtgacaagagaggaaaagagacaggGACTCTTAATGGAAGAAACTCTACCTGTGGCTAAAAAGTTGAAGACTTCATCAAAGACCAAGGGACATCCTCTCTCTGATGTATAGTTGGCTGACAGAGAGTAGGAGGAGGGAAGCTTTTGTCTGTAAAATCTATATAAaccagtggaaacacacacacagtctgctcACATGCAGACACTTCAGTGATGGAAATCTCCACTTTCTTTATTGGCCTGATCTTGTCTCTGAGTTTGTGTGAGCTGAACTCAGCTCTGAAACAAAGCACTGGGCTTACAGAGGAAAGGACTGGTGCTGGAGTCAGCAGTGAGGCCTCATCTGTGAAATGTAAACTCCAGGGTACCACTCGTCTACCTGCATTCTCAATGGATGGTGACTACGTTATTGGTGGTGTTTTTGCCATTCACCACTACACGCACACACCGGTGTGTAATTACACCACCATGCCTGAGCCACTAAAGTGCACGGGGAGGTTAGTAAGAGGGCAAAGTGGTGGATAAGAGGATGTTATACTATATGGCGTtagaaatgttttgctttgtatgatatttcaaagcttttgtataatatttaaaacttttgcaaatgtatgtttcatTACcaggataagaaaaaaaaatgagccaTGTTTGATCTACATGACTATTTTTAAATTTGTGCATTATGGACTGATATCTAATCCTGTGTTTTGAAATCTGCTGGTCAGTCTGTGATTGTGTTCACAGATGCAGTGCAGCCATCAGTGATAATTACCATGAACAGCAGTTCTGCTTAATTGTGTCTTTTCTGTTAAAACGTTGATTTGTCCTCATCACATGAAGATTTGAACAATTAAATTAGTTTCTTTGTACAGCATTGACTCTCGTGAACTGCGCTTCTCACGTGCAATGGTCTTTGCCATCGAGGAGattaacaacagcacagagctgctgccagGGATCAAACTTGGTTATGAGATCCACGACTCGTGCAGCACAGTGCCTGTGGCGATGCATGTGACATTCCAGCTTTCAAATGGCCTGGACCCTGTGTTTTACACTGGTGACAATTGCTCACAATCTGGTTTGGTGATGGCTATTGTTGGCGAGTCTGAGTCCACGCAATCTATCAGCATGTCGCGCATCATCGGGCCCTTCAACATTCCTCTAGTAAATATTATGAATTTGTTTCAAACTATTTCTTcagtgctgatttttttttcctccctgtaAATTTATCACAATGCTGAATTCTTTTAGGTGAGCCACTTTGCCACTTGTGCATGCCTGTCTGATAAGCAGTACTACCCGAATTTCTTTAGAACAGTCCCTAGTGACCAGTTCCTGGCTGATGCACTGGCCAAGCTGCTGAAACACTTTGGCTGGACTTGGATAGGTGctgtccggtcagattcagacTATGGCAATAATGGCATGGCATCTTTCCTGCAGGCAGCACAGAAGGAGGGGATCTGTGTGGAATATTCTGAATCTTTACATCGGACCGACCCACGTAGCAGAATACAGAGAGTAGCTGACGTTATCCGCAGGTTTCTGCATCACTGattgtgcttttgttgcctgtGCTGTCACTGAACATCtccacacaaaaccacaaaaaacatgtaGTGTTCAAACATAAGACTGGAGACTATTTGATTATCTTAGTGGCAAATTGGGAATGTAGGCCCATATTTCTTCATCAAGTTTGTTCTATTACATGATGCGACCAATACTCTATATTCAACACAAAAGATAATAATTTGCAAGTAGTCTTTCTctatcatatttattattttattaatcagGTAGCCTAATTCTCAATTTTCTTTAACTCAAGAATCTTGATAATGTTTtggtataatataatatttactaTAATGTCCCTGCAGGTCGACAGCTGTGGTTATTGTGGCCTTTACATACTCTCCAGAATTAACACTCCTGCTGGGAGAGCTGTCGCTCAAACCTTCTCCACCTCGCCAGTGGATAGGCGGTTACTGGCCAACTAACCAAGAAATGCTGAAGTTCAACTTCTGTGCCGGAGCCATTGGATTTGGCATTCAAAAATCTGTTAACCCAGGTCTAAGAGAATTCTTGCTAGATCTGTCTCCAACTAAAGTGGCTGCTTCTCCAGTGCTTACTGAGTTCTGGGAGGATGCGTTCAACTGCAGGATGGGAAAAAGTGAGAAAGTTGTACATTTCTGACATTCATAGTCAGGTCTATGTGGTTTGGTTTTGTTGATTGTCTGTTTGAGGGGACCTCCTGTGTTAAAATGTCAGCAACTGCTTCAGGATCAAACCTCAGATTTCTGCTGAGGGGGAAATCTACTGATATCAAAGGAACACAATGGACATATTTGTTCCTTTATAAGTGTGActaattatgttattatatctTTTGGCAAAAACTGAAAGAGTTTcttatataaaagaaaatagataaaaacaGTTGGCCCTACTTTTAAGtctattttttacatttattagaaCAATATTGATACACACTGTGGAATCACCAAACTCTTAAAAATGCACCACAATGGCCCCTGGGCTCTtagtactgtattgtattttcatttctttgattttctttccttttcttttatttaacttttttggaGGTAGGTCGTTTGTCTATTCAGATAACAACATTATTCTTCTATTTATATTCTAACGTTTGAAGAATAACTTTGCTACAACAGCACACGTTTTAATTCCAATTACATTTAAGTAGTACTATATGAGTTTCTACAAGGTATGTTTTGtgattgaaataaatgaaaaggaaagCAAAAAAGAATTTTACACTCATTCAAAGGAATTATATTACATTCtcagatcatttatttatttgcacttaTTAGAACAGCTGAGGTCAgtatgtaattaattaaaaacatgcggacatttttttgccttttggaCTTCACATCATAACATCTGATTACTGATCTGTGTTAACTGCACTTGGTATACATAACCGCTAACACAGCATGAATCAGCTTGAGGAAAGTAGATGAAAGCATGTCTGCAAAATTGTATGTAAAATAAGGATTTCTAATgaataaatctgaaaaatataGATGCGCATGTATCAAGGCATTGTTGacagtttaaataaagaatagaaatcatgaattaaaaataatcatagtAAAATCATACATATTGTCGAAGCTAAAAACATGTTCCCCTTCCTTTATGTGCTTTTAGATGCAGCCAAAGACGAAACTGTGTGTGATGGAACTGAAGACATTCAGACACTGAAAAGCCCGTACACTGACACATCTCAGCTCAGAGGCACTAACACAGTGTACAAGGCTGTTTATGCAATAGCACATGCCATTCATAGTGCAGCATGTGAGGACGCAAATTCTACAGCTCAGTGTGACAAATTCACGAGGATGGAGTCCAAACAGGTCAATGAACATGATTACATGAACATAACCAATGTCAGGTTACCACGATAATGTAATTTATAAAATTTAGGTTAACGTTTTCCCTTTTGTACCTCCTTGTCTAACTTTACTTATCGTCAAAGGTTCTTAGCCAGCTCAAGAAAGTGAATTTTTCCCAAAATGGTtatgatgtgtcatttgatgcCAATGGGGATCCTGTGGCCAGATACGACCTGGTTAACTGGCAACAAAGTGAGAGTGGCagcattgagatggtgacagtAGGGCTTTATGATGCATCACAGCCGGAGGGCCAGGAGTTCAGCATCGATAGGAATCTTACTTGGATGGACGGTGGCAAAGATGTAAGGAGCCCAACAGCAATAATCTAATACATTTATAATTTCAAATTTGGTGATCTAAAAGGGTACAAAATGTGACACCAAAAATGCACACGGATCGCTCTGGGGTTTGGGTAAGGGGAAGACGAGACTGGCTAAGACTAAAATGAAAGGACGAGCTAGAATGATACAGTGACATAGGCTGGTCAGCGCTGGAGGAAGGGCAGTAGGACAACTGGATAGGCGAGGCTACtagaaactgaataaactggCAAAACTGGCAGTAAAGGCAGTAGCTCTCACAGGTCCCTGCCAGAGGCCAGTGGCAAAGACAGAAATCCTCTGAATGCCGGGAAGGAGAGTCTACGAATGCGGATCCCCTCTGGAGGCCAGAGACAAAGACTGACACCTAACAGACTGGACACTGACAGGCTGGGGGCTAGAATGGTGCAGGTTAGCTGATTGTGAGAAGAGGAGGCTGCAGTGACTGGCTGTTTTGGCCAGCATGCTTGTTGCCACCATGGTGCAAATTAGCCAACTAAAGGCTTGCATGttgatattttatatattcatatatgtaGAAATATAGTAGACAGTAAGCACTGTGACAGAAGGCCCTTTTTCTGTGAACAAGAGTAATTGTTACTGGAAGATAATAATTGCAATACACATATTGGCATTTGACTATTGTTTAAAGACAATCTTGTGAATGTGTAATCCAATCCTTTCATTCAAGGACATGCATGGCACACCAGAATatgtgtgagtttgtttgtatgtatgtatgtgccaggtgcctgtgtcagtgtgcagtgaaagcTGTCCTCCAGGAACTCGTAAAGTGCTTCAGAAAGGAAAACCCATCTGCTGTTATGACTGTATATCGTGTCCTGAGGGAGAGATTAGCAATACTACaggtatgtttttcttttctttcttttttttttttttaaggcatgTCTACAAGATCAACTTTATTACTGCTAAAAGCCCTCTCCTATTCATTTCAGATTCCCCCAATTGTTTCCCTTGCCCCAAGGAGTTCTGGCCtaatgcagagagagacacttgTTTCCCCAAGCCTGTAGAGTTTCTTTCCTTTGACGAGGTCCTAGGAATCATCCTGGCTGCATTCTCAGTTGCTGGTGCCTGTCTTGCCATTGTAACAACGGCTATCTTCTTTCGTCACAGGACATCCCCAATTGTCAGggccaacaactctgagctgagcttcctgctaCTTTTCTCCCTGACTCTATGTTTCTTATGTTCATTAACTTTCATTGGAGCACCCTCTGATTGGTCCTGCAGGCTGCGCCACACAGCATTTGGGATCACCTTCgtcctctgtatgtcttgtGTTCTTGGGAAAACCGTAGTCGTGTTAATGGCCTTCAAGGCTACACTCCCAGGTAGTAATGTCATGAAATGGTTCGGCCCTCTACAGCAAAGGATAACTGTAGTATCtttcacatttattcaagttttaatATGTACTATTTGGTTGTGTCTTAGTCCTCCTTTTCGATTCGAAAACCTAACTATATATAAGGAGAGAATCATCCTAGAATGTGCATTAGGATCAGCTATTGGGTTCTGGGTTGTAATTGGGTACATAGGCCTACTGGCTCTCTTTTGTTTAGTGTTAGCTGTCCTAGCCCGGAAACTACCTGATAATTTTAACGAGGCCAAGCTGatcaccttcagcatgctgatattttGTGCAGTATGGATCACCTTTATCCCAGCatatgtcagctctcctgggaaatttactgtggctgtggagatatttgccattctggcctccagttttggactgatactgtgtatatttgctcCAAAGTGTTACATCATATTGTTTAAGCCAGAGAAGAACACcaagaaacatttaatgaacaaaaatcaATCCTGAGACATCTGAGGTTTTAAAATTGTTAAGATGGCAATATTAAACCGACTGACATATAAAGTTAAATACTCTTGTTGCTATATGCTCTTGCtacatcttgttacaatgcattGTTCTGCTGGcaaaccttgggtcctggcaaTCATGTGGATGAGACCTCACATACATCACACTCCCAAACATTGTCACAGTCAAGGCCTCCCCATTAGCAACGGTTCTCCCCCAATTGCAGTGACTCCCACAGCAGGACAAGGGGTTCTGTCACACTGCCAGAACTACTCAGGATGGGCCAAAGAACTTGACAAAAAGCTCAAGGTGTTGACCCAGaatccaaattccccagatcaaAAAGAGTAGAAATATGCTTTTACTTCATTTGAAAGGTTTTAACCTAGGCAGGTTAGGAAGAGGGAATTTACAAGACTCAAACTGATCAAACTACTTCTAAGATTAAAAGTTGCATTGCTTTTTCCCCTGTACTTTTGTAAAtgcaatgtttctttttaaatcagaaaacTACTACTTCAGTGTTGAGTTTTGAATATcgttttattatcttttttcatAACAAATGTCATTGAAATGTGACTAAATCACATAAAAAACCCATTGAAGGTGAGAGTTTATTCAAgtttatatgcatatatatgtaatatGCGTTAAAACAACGCACTCAAAAGATATAAGTGGAAGATAAAATTATTATGATATCTGGTATTTATAATAGTTACTtgacaagagaggaaaagagacaggGACTCTTAATGGAAGAAACTCTACATGTGGCTAAAAAGATGAAGACTTCATCAAAGACCAAGGGTATCCTCCCTCTGATGTATAGTTGGCTGACAGAGAGTAGGAGGAGGGAAGCTTTTGTCTGTAAAATCTATATAAaccagtggaaacacacacacagtctgctcACATGCAGACACTTGAGTGATGGAAATCTCTGCTCTTTTTATTGGCCTGATCTTGTGTCTGAGTTTGTTTGAGCTGAACTCAGCTCTGAAACAAAGCACTGGGCTTACAGAGGAAAGGACTGGTGCTGGCGTCATCAGTGAGGCCTCATCTGTGAAATGTAAACTCCAGGGTACCACTCGTCTACCTGTATTCTCAATGGATGGTGACTATGTTATTGGTGGTGTTTTTGCCATTcaccactacacacacacaccggttCATAATTACACCACCATGCCTGAGCCACTAAAGTGCACAGGGAGGTTAGTAAGAGGGCAAAGTCGTGGTAAAGATGATGTTATACTATATGGGGTTAGAAATGTTTTGCTTAGTATGATGTTTCAAAGCTTTTGTATGATATTTAaaatttttgcaaatgtatgtttcatTACCAggataagaaaaaagaaattaagcCATTTTTGATCGACCTGTTACTATTTTTACATATGTGCATTATGGACTGATATCTAATCCTGTGTTTTGAATTATGCTGGACACTCTGTGATGTACATTTTGTTCACAGATGCAGTGCAGCCATCAGTGATAATTCCCATGAACAGCAGTTCTGCTTAATTGTGTCTTTTCTGTTAAAACTAGATTTGAACAATTAAATTAGTTTCTTTGTGCAGCATTGACTCTCGTGAACTGCGCTTCTCGCGCGCAATGATCTTCGCCATCGAGGAGattaacaacagcacagagctgctgccagGGATCAAACTTGGTTATGAGATCCACGACTCATGCACCACAGTGCCTGTGGCGATGCATGTGACATTACAGCTTTCAAATGGCCTGGACCCTGTGTTTTACACTGGTGACAACTGCTCAGGATCTGGTTTGGTGATGGCTATTATTGGCGAGTCTGAGTCTACGCAATCTATCAGCATGTCGCGCATCATCGGGCCCTTCAACATTCCTCTGGTAAATATTATGAATTTGTTTCAAACTATTTCTTCAGTGTCCGCcagtgctgattttttttttctttcctgta
This is a stretch of genomic DNA from Pagrus major chromosome 2, Pma_NU_1.0. It encodes these proteins:
- the LOC141019142 gene encoding extracellular calcium-sensing receptor-like; its protein translation is MVFAIEEINNSTELLPGIKLGYEIHDSCSTVPVAMHVTFQLSNGLDPVFYTGDNCSQSGLVMAIVGESESTQSISMSRIIGPFNIPLVSHFATCACLSDKQYYPNFFRTVPSDQFLADALAKLLKHFGWTWIGAVRSDSDYGNNGMASFLQAAQKEGICVEYSESLHRTDPRSRIQRVADVIRRSTAVVIVAFTYSPELTLLLGELSLKPSPPRQWIGGYWPTNQEMLKFNFCAGAIGFGIQKSVNPGLREFLLDLSPTKVAASPVLTEFWEDAFNCRMGKNAAKDETVCDGTEDIQTLKSPYTDTSQLRGTNTVYKAVYAIAHAIHSAACEDANSTAQCDKFTRMESKQVLSQLKKVNFSQNGYDVSFDANGDPVARYDLVNWQQSESGSIEMVTVGLYDASQPEGQEFSIDRNLTWMDGGKDVPVSVCSESCPPGTRKVLQKGKPICCYDCISCPEGEISNTTDSPNCFPCPKEFWPNAERDTCFPKPVEFLSFDEVLGIILAAFSVAGACLAIVTTAIFFRHRTSPIVRANNSELSFLLLFSLTLCFLCSLTFIGAPSDWSCRLRHTAFGITFVLCMSCVLGKTVVVLMAFKATLPGSNVMKWFGPLQQRITVVSFTFIQVLICTIWLCLSPPFRFENLTIYKERIILECALGSAIGFWVVIGYIGLLALFCLVLAVLARKLPDNFNEAKLITFSMLIFCAVWITFIPAYVSSPGKFTVAVEIFAILASSFGLILCIFAPKCYIILFKPEKNTKKHLMNKNQS